In Thermomonas carbonis, a single genomic region encodes these proteins:
- a CDS encoding TolB family protein yields the protein MRLLAAVSLTLFCIAAHAADAPTPHLLAPGVLSTGDDEWGFTMSPQGDALWFNKADRGYRVQVIMESTKDADGRWQAPQVAAFSGQYRDIDPAMSPDGRTLVFASNRPVQAGGARRPDFDLWRVDRLPSGGWSEPRHLGDAVNSSGSETNSSIAADGSLYFAASGRDGVLGQRDLMRARATPDGYARAEPLPAPINTDADESNHWIAPDQGYLLFLSNRPGGIGENDLYISVHDGDGWSAPRNLGAPFNRPGASGVFTPFVDATGGWLYFAERRSAMDPLPDRPLSTSELDAYLRSAGNGQGDLYVMPWSAEAYR from the coding sequence ATGCGCCTGCTTGCCGCCGTCTCGCTGACCTTGTTCTGCATTGCCGCGCATGCCGCCGATGCGCCCACGCCGCACCTGCTCGCCCCCGGCGTGCTGTCCACCGGCGACGACGAATGGGGATTCACGATGAGCCCGCAGGGCGATGCGCTGTGGTTCAACAAGGCCGACCGCGGGTATCGCGTGCAGGTGATCATGGAATCCACGAAGGACGCCGATGGCCGCTGGCAGGCACCGCAGGTGGCGGCGTTCTCCGGCCAGTACCGCGACATCGATCCGGCGATGAGTCCCGATGGCCGCACCCTGGTGTTCGCGTCCAACCGGCCCGTGCAGGCCGGTGGCGCGCGACGTCCGGATTTCGATTTGTGGCGGGTGGATCGCTTGCCGAGTGGCGGCTGGAGCGAGCCGCGCCACCTCGGCGATGCGGTCAACAGCAGCGGTTCGGAAACCAACAGTTCCATCGCGGCGGATGGCTCGCTCTACTTCGCGGCCTCCGGACGAGACGGCGTCCTCGGCCAGCGCGACCTGATGCGCGCGCGCGCCACGCCGGACGGCTATGCCCGCGCCGAACCCCTGCCCGCGCCGATCAACACCGACGCCGACGAATCCAACCACTGGATCGCGCCGGACCAAGGCTACCTGCTGTTCCTGTCGAACCGGCCCGGCGGCATCGGCGAAAACGACCTGTACATCAGCGTCCACGACGGCGACGGTTGGAGCGCGCCGCGCAATCTGGGTGCGCCGTTCAACCGACCCGGTGCCAGTGGCGTGTTCACGCCCTTCGTCGACGCGACCGGGGGCTGGCTGTACTTCGCGGAGCGCCGCAGCGCGATGGATCCGTTGCCGGACCGCCCGCTGTCGACCTCGGAACTCGACGCCTACCTGCGGAGCGCCGGCAACGGACAGGGCGATCTGTACGTGATGCCGTGGTCGGCGGAGGCGTATCGCTGA
- a CDS encoding ABC transporter ATP-binding protein, producing the protein MTPAIALTGVRKRYDDFALHDIDLTLPRGQVMGLVGVNGAGKSSLLRMLMGLVRADGGEVEVLGQRLPQAQVAVKRQIGYASDDMRLYRGQTLRWHMDFIRSVYPEWDEPYAQTLLKRFDLRPQQALRGFSHGQRVKALLLLIFARHPRLLLLDEPTTGLDPVARGEVLDAIAEVLRDEERSILFSSHNTADIEQIADSITFLHAGKVIASRDKETFLDNWRRIVCRGAVTDALRMLPGMASIRDSAPMVELKTGAFDDSTLPALQALGLSVESEEPMPLEDIFVTTVRGSHNA; encoded by the coding sequence ATGACTCCCGCCATCGCGCTGACCGGCGTGCGCAAACGCTACGACGACTTCGCCCTGCACGACATCGACCTCACGTTGCCGCGTGGCCAGGTGATGGGCCTGGTCGGCGTCAATGGCGCCGGCAAGTCCAGCTTGCTGCGCATGCTGATGGGACTTGTCCGTGCCGACGGCGGCGAGGTCGAGGTGCTCGGCCAACGCCTGCCCCAGGCGCAGGTCGCGGTGAAGCGGCAGATCGGCTACGCCTCCGACGACATGCGCCTGTACCGCGGGCAGACCCTGCGCTGGCACATGGATTTCATCCGCAGCGTGTATCCGGAGTGGGACGAGCCGTATGCACAGACCCTGCTCAAGCGCTTCGACCTGCGCCCGCAGCAGGCGCTGCGCGGGTTCTCGCACGGGCAACGGGTGAAAGCGCTGCTGCTGCTGATCTTCGCCCGTCACCCGCGGCTGTTGCTGCTCGATGAGCCGACCACCGGACTCGATCCGGTCGCGCGTGGCGAAGTGCTGGACGCCATCGCCGAGGTACTGCGCGACGAGGAACGCTCGATCCTGTTTTCCTCGCACAACACCGCCGACATCGAGCAGATCGCCGATTCGATCACCTTCCTGCACGCCGGCAAGGTCATCGCCTCGCGCGATAAGGAAACCTTCCTCGACAACTGGCGACGCATCGTCTGCCGCGGCGCGGTGACGGACGCGCTCCGCATGCTGCCCGGCATGGCATCGATCCGCGACAGCGCGCCGATGGTCGAACTCAAGACCGGCGCGTTCGACGATTCGACGTTGCCTGCCTTGCAGGCGCTGGGACTTTCGGTGGAATCGGAGGAACCGATGCCGCTGGAAGACATCTTCGTCACCACCGTGCGCGGGAGCCACAACGCATGA
- a CDS encoding serine/threonine-protein kinase produces MTATDATFEQRALHLVRDLLDIDASARATALAGIEPELRARVETLLSRVADDDLHDAPLDQRVGPYQLLERIGQGGMGEVFRARRVDGAFEKDVAIKRIWAGHASLAARFVRERQLLARLQHPHIAQLLDGGIDDAGKPWLAMELVRGDDIATWCDAQGASLARRVELMAQACDAVDHAHRQLIVHRDIKPSNILVDGEGHAKLLDFGIARLLDEHDGERTQTHAMTPAWAAPEQQQGDPVTTASDVYQLGLVARALLSGLPRAGSAGRMSAEHARVRREAPAIADVRARVRGTTPEGLQRQLRGDLDSIVALATARDPDERYPSARALADDLRGWLRGNPVQARRDERGYRLRRAARRWWPALAAGVAGLAFLGFHFHSLSNALGHTERARARAVTAERQAAVDRAQAERERDAAQAVSGYLVTLFRAASPAATRGGEISARELLRKGETQLEEAVAGAQSPPAVGAIWQALAQVHNELGEYPRALELQQRAVAQLRRDGNPQALAEALRVQAWAHYFQDDPRHFLEHAQASHRLLVSAGLADGPTFAKTSSALGLAYFVNGQPDRAWLQFDASVALGRKLGPNAADAHIKNLLNAIAAANEASEHARAYAWLAEAEATAMQLRPRNTDSELMVGAQLGVTLRRLDRLPEARARLEPMVARARQHYGLGHPRLAFAQLELAALDLAQDRPEQALARIDELERLAAHAFSAGHSTHADLAGLRGVALLMLGKPDQARVALARARSVRGAGYTPEVRGDLEQVAMARSTCDAGLQDKVAQFTDSRRAEPWQQRLGQRWLGECARAHSRS; encoded by the coding sequence ATGACCGCGACCGACGCCACCTTCGAACAACGCGCCCTGCACCTGGTCCGCGACCTGCTGGACATTGATGCATCGGCACGCGCCACGGCGTTGGCTGGCATCGAGCCGGAACTGCGGGCGCGGGTGGAAACCTTGCTGTCGCGGGTGGCGGACGACGACCTGCACGACGCGCCGCTCGACCAGCGCGTCGGTCCCTACCAGTTGCTCGAACGCATCGGCCAGGGCGGGATGGGCGAAGTGTTCCGCGCACGCCGCGTCGACGGCGCGTTCGAAAAGGACGTGGCGATCAAGCGCATCTGGGCTGGCCATGCATCGCTGGCCGCGCGCTTCGTGCGCGAGCGGCAGTTGCTGGCGCGACTGCAGCACCCGCACATCGCGCAGTTGCTAGACGGCGGCATCGACGATGCCGGCAAGCCCTGGCTGGCGATGGAGCTGGTGCGAGGCGACGACATCGCCACCTGGTGCGACGCCCAGGGCGCATCGCTGGCCCGTCGTGTGGAGCTGATGGCACAGGCCTGCGATGCCGTGGACCATGCGCATCGGCAACTGATCGTGCATCGCGACATCAAGCCGTCGAACATCCTGGTGGACGGGGAAGGGCACGCCAAGCTGCTCGATTTCGGCATCGCCCGCCTGCTGGACGAGCACGACGGCGAGCGCACGCAGACCCATGCAATGACCCCGGCCTGGGCGGCACCGGAACAGCAGCAGGGCGATCCGGTCACTACCGCGAGCGACGTCTACCAGCTCGGCCTGGTGGCGCGTGCGCTGCTCTCCGGCCTGCCGCGCGCCGGCAGCGCCGGGCGCATGTCGGCCGAGCATGCGCGCGTGCGCCGCGAGGCCCCCGCGATTGCCGATGTCCGTGCGCGTGTGCGCGGTACCACGCCTGAAGGCCTGCAGCGGCAGTTGCGTGGTGACCTGGACAGCATCGTCGCCCTGGCGACCGCGCGCGATCCGGACGAACGCTATCCCAGTGCGCGCGCCCTGGCGGATGACCTGCGAGGCTGGCTCCGCGGCAATCCCGTGCAGGCACGTCGCGACGAGCGCGGCTACCGCTTGCGCCGCGCCGCGCGCCGCTGGTGGCCGGCGCTCGCCGCAGGCGTCGCCGGCCTGGCATTCCTCGGCTTCCACTTCCACAGCCTGAGCAACGCACTCGGGCATACCGAACGCGCGCGCGCGCGCGCCGTGACCGCGGAGCGACAGGCCGCCGTCGATCGCGCGCAGGCGGAACGCGAGCGCGACGCCGCGCAGGCGGTCAGCGGCTACCTGGTCACCCTGTTCCGCGCCGCAAGCCCGGCCGCCACCCGCGGCGGCGAGATCAGCGCACGGGAGCTCTTGCGCAAGGGCGAGACGCAACTGGAGGAGGCCGTCGCCGGCGCGCAATCGCCGCCTGCGGTCGGCGCGATCTGGCAGGCGTTGGCGCAGGTGCACAACGAGCTCGGCGAATACCCGCGCGCGCTGGAACTGCAGCAGCGCGCCGTCGCCCAGCTGCGTCGCGACGGCAATCCGCAGGCGCTGGCCGAAGCGCTGCGGGTGCAGGCATGGGCGCACTATTTCCAGGACGACCCGCGCCATTTCCTCGAGCACGCGCAGGCATCGCACCGTCTCCTGGTCAGCGCCGGACTTGCCGATGGCCCGACGTTCGCGAAGACGTCATCGGCCCTGGGGTTGGCGTATTTCGTCAACGGCCAGCCCGATCGCGCCTGGCTGCAGTTCGATGCGTCAGTCGCGCTGGGCCGCAAGCTGGGCCCGAACGCGGCCGACGCGCACATCAAGAACCTGCTGAACGCCATTGCCGCCGCGAACGAAGCCAGCGAGCACGCGCGTGCCTATGCCTGGCTGGCCGAAGCCGAAGCCACCGCGATGCAACTGCGACCGCGCAACACCGACAGCGAATTGATGGTCGGCGCGCAACTGGGCGTCACCCTGCGCCGGCTCGACCGCCTGCCGGAAGCACGCGCGCGCCTCGAACCGATGGTCGCGCGCGCGCGCCAGCATTATGGCCTGGGTCATCCGCGCCTGGCTTTCGCGCAACTGGAGCTGGCCGCGCTCGACCTCGCCCAGGATCGCCCCGAACAGGCACTGGCCCGCATCGACGAACTGGAGCGGTTGGCCGCGCATGCCTTCAGCGCCGGGCACAGCACCCATGCCGACCTTGCCGGACTTCGCGGTGTTGCCCTGCTGATGCTGGGCAAGCCGGACCAGGCACGCGTTGCGCTGGCTCGTGCACGCAGCGTGCGGGGCGCCGGCTATACGCCCGAGGTCCGGGGTGACCTGGAGCAGGTTGCGATGGCGCGCAGCACCTGCGATGCAGGATTGCAGGACAAGGTGGCGCAGTTCACGGACTCCAGGCGGGCCGAGCCCTGGCAGCAGCGGCTCGGACAGCGGTGGCTCGGCGAATGCGCGCGCGCGCATTCGCGCAGCTGA
- a CDS encoding TPM domain-containing protein, giving the protein MRVSSLALAVLAAVGCGKAPAVEAAGSPPQAARTTADANLVAAQIADTLQACSYDGRPVQFGMGGAAPRDCRDMIEQVMAFTGLPQNFDVTEADVPNAAAAILLDQQKLPHRVIAFNPQFIELVRRETGGNPWSAVSIMAHEAGHHLAGHTIQPGGSQPPIELEADKFSGFVLYKMGASRSDTLKAINTLVPEAVPGDSTHPGRSQRAAAVGDGWDSACRQTGRGDCASGAPGSAPAPGIVGSVVQSPVAQESAIDIGDAPAAPTATPSQAPVAASASSTAVVLPTPDPKALPSKGMQFVYDEYGILDPKIVADAERQMYDHAKQHGVEIVTMLVKDLHGMTAEQYGWAMMRQLRVGKLDVGNGAVLVLAPDQGQAAAVMGPGVALEMGSHDKSAQLKRWIESAWPQCKRKNACGNWTENMLLAADHIRRDTDDWEWTLRYQSLGDIQAQVAAENGTVRPQDSGTWHKIVRFGGTVVDLAPQAGNKVAWVNAAQVADGRKAVHVRSDEGLTAMVYLDPRTEALMPGGALQAGKRYVFIAREAGLSWNPKDTQSLDLLSYVQAK; this is encoded by the coding sequence ATGCGTGTTTCCTCCCTGGCCCTCGCGGTGCTGGCAGCCGTGGGCTGCGGCAAGGCCCCTGCAGTCGAAGCGGCGGGCAGTCCGCCGCAAGCGGCGCGCACGACGGCCGATGCCAACCTGGTCGCCGCGCAGATCGCCGACACCCTGCAGGCCTGTTCCTACGATGGCCGGCCCGTGCAGTTCGGCATGGGCGGCGCGGCGCCACGCGATTGCCGCGACATGATCGAACAGGTGATGGCGTTCACCGGGCTGCCGCAGAACTTCGACGTGACCGAAGCCGACGTGCCGAACGCGGCGGCGGCGATCCTGCTCGACCAGCAGAAGCTCCCGCACCGGGTGATCGCTTTCAATCCGCAGTTCATCGAACTGGTGCGTCGGGAAACCGGCGGCAATCCCTGGTCGGCGGTCAGCATCATGGCCCACGAAGCCGGCCACCACCTTGCCGGACACACCATCCAGCCCGGCGGCAGCCAGCCGCCGATCGAACTGGAGGCCGACAAGTTCAGCGGCTTCGTGCTGTACAAGATGGGGGCGAGCCGCAGCGACACGCTGAAGGCGATCAACACGCTGGTGCCGGAAGCGGTGCCCGGCGACAGCACCCACCCGGGACGCAGCCAGCGCGCGGCGGCAGTCGGTGACGGCTGGGATTCCGCGTGCCGGCAGACCGGCCGTGGCGATTGCGCCAGTGGCGCGCCTGGCAGCGCGCCAGCACCCGGCATCGTGGGCTCCGTCGTGCAATCGCCGGTGGCGCAAGAATCGGCCATCGACATCGGCGATGCGCCCGCCGCGCCGACCGCCACGCCTTCGCAAGCGCCCGTGGCGGCATCCGCATCCTCCACCGCGGTGGTGCTGCCCACGCCCGATCCGAAGGCGCTGCCGAGCAAGGGCATGCAATTCGTCTACGACGAGTACGGCATCCTCGATCCGAAGATCGTGGCCGATGCGGAACGGCAGATGTATGACCACGCCAAACAGCACGGCGTGGAGATCGTGACCATGCTGGTGAAAGACCTGCATGGCATGACCGCCGAGCAATACGGCTGGGCGATGATGCGGCAGTTGCGCGTGGGCAAGCTGGACGTCGGCAACGGCGCGGTGCTGGTGCTAGCGCCCGACCAGGGCCAGGCCGCGGCGGTCATGGGACCGGGCGTAGCGCTGGAGATGGGTTCGCATGACAAAAGCGCCCAGCTGAAACGCTGGATCGAGTCGGCGTGGCCGCAGTGCAAGCGCAAGAACGCCTGCGGCAACTGGACCGAAAACATGTTGTTGGCCGCCGACCACATCCGTCGGGACACCGACGACTGGGAATGGACCTTGCGCTATCAGTCGCTCGGCGACATCCAGGCGCAGGTGGCCGCCGAGAACGGCACCGTTCGCCCGCAGGACAGCGGGACCTGGCACAAGATCGTCCGCTTCGGCGGCACGGTCGTGGACCTGGCACCCCAAGCGGGCAACAAGGTGGCGTGGGTAAACGCGGCGCAGGTCGCAGACGGTCGCAAGGCGGTGCACGTGCGCAGCGACGAGGGGCTCACCGCGATGGTCTACCTGGATCCGCGCACCGAAGCGCTGATGCCCGGCGGCGCGTTGCAGGCCGGCAAGCGCTACGTCTTCATCGCGCGCGAGGCTGGGCTGTCGTGGAACCCGAAGGACACGCAGTCCCTCGACCTGCTCAGCTACGTGCAGGCGAAATGA
- a CDS encoding acyltransferase family protein: MQTGDRIHHMDNLRALAMLAGVVFHAALAYSPLMHPIWPLADAGHSILVDVVAWFLHLFRMPLFFVVAGFFAALLVARRGMAGLFRNRGVRVLLPLLLFLPLVLISMHWLTMQAVANVAHPSPALVWMRDWIEQHGALPSLPGWAHLWFLFYLLLFTVLVWVASALGLRRLGERIATLSPLALVLLFPLPLGVALAGTTAPWPAPEFVLPSLWAMAFFGLYFALGCQMFQQPRMLDHMRPFSWLLLIGAAMAYAVLFRLTDGFALTRPTTFRHAMHAALEAYAGLWMTLWCMLAGKRWLQQRNATMRWLADASYWTYLVHLPLLFAIQYRLLDVQLHWAAKFAVAVLVTFAVSLASYQLLVRHTVAGRLLNGNPAKMQQLD; the protein is encoded by the coding sequence ATGCAGACCGGCGACCGCATCCACCACATGGACAACCTGCGCGCGCTGGCGATGCTCGCCGGCGTGGTGTTCCATGCGGCGCTCGCCTACAGCCCGTTGATGCATCCGATCTGGCCGCTCGCCGATGCGGGCCACTCGATCCTGGTCGATGTCGTCGCGTGGTTCCTGCACCTGTTCCGGATGCCGCTGTTCTTCGTGGTCGCGGGCTTCTTCGCTGCCTTGCTGGTTGCACGTCGCGGGATGGCCGGCCTGTTCCGCAACCGCGGCGTGCGCGTATTGCTGCCGCTGCTGCTGTTCCTGCCGCTGGTGCTGATCAGCATGCATTGGCTGACGATGCAGGCCGTCGCCAACGTCGCCCATCCCTCGCCCGCCTTGGTGTGGATGCGTGATTGGATCGAACAACATGGTGCGCTCCCATCGCTGCCGGGTTGGGCGCATTTGTGGTTCCTGTTCTACCTGCTGCTGTTCACCGTGCTGGTGTGGGTTGCGTCCGCACTCGGACTGCGACGCCTCGGCGAACGCATCGCAACGCTTTCGCCGCTTGCATTGGTCCTGCTGTTTCCGTTGCCGCTGGGGGTCGCCTTGGCCGGCACCACCGCGCCATGGCCCGCGCCGGAATTCGTGCTGCCGTCGCTGTGGGCGATGGCGTTCTTCGGACTGTATTTCGCGCTGGGTTGCCAAATGTTCCAGCAACCGCGCATGCTCGATCACATGCGCCCGTTTTCTTGGCTTTTACTGATCGGCGCAGCGATGGCCTATGCCGTGTTGTTCCGGTTGACCGATGGTTTCGCGCTCACTCGCCCCACGACGTTTCGACACGCCATGCATGCCGCGCTGGAAGCGTATGCCGGCTTGTGGATGACGCTGTGGTGCATGCTCGCTGGCAAGCGCTGGTTGCAGCAACGCAACGCCACGATGCGTTGGCTCGCCGATGCTTCGTACTGGACCTACCTCGTCCACCTGCCGCTGCTGTTCGCGATCCAGTACCGGCTGCTGGATGTGCAACTGCATTGGGCTGCGAAGTTCGCGGTTGCGGTGCTGGTGACGTTTGCGGTGTCGTTGGCGAGTTATCAGTTGTTGGTCCGGCATACCGTGGCGGGAAGGTTGCTCAATGGGAATCCTGCCAAGATGCAGCAGCTGGATTGA
- a CDS encoding GntR family transcriptional regulator, whose amino-acid sequence MRSELLLSPHSSVPMYAQIVEQIIAKVMSGAWQAGNPLPSIRELAASCQVSVITVKRAYLELERSGVIVTRHGKGSFVADALDATRGLATAEFDSQLQGLLDAAGKLGLGRDDLLDRVGEAFDTSQSITTSTDKGTPA is encoded by the coding sequence ATGCGCAGCGAATTGCTCCTCTCCCCGCATTCCAGCGTGCCGATGTACGCGCAGATCGTGGAGCAGATCATCGCCAAGGTGATGTCCGGTGCGTGGCAGGCCGGCAATCCGTTGCCGTCGATCCGCGAACTGGCCGCCAGCTGCCAGGTCAGCGTGATCACGGTGAAGCGCGCCTACCTGGAGCTGGAACGCTCGGGCGTGATCGTCACCCGCCACGGCAAGGGTTCGTTCGTCGCCGATGCGCTGGATGCCACCCGCGGTCTGGCCACCGCGGAATTCGACTCACAACTGCAGGGGCTGCTGGACGCGGCCGGAAAACTCGGACTGGGCCGCGACGATCTTCTCGACCGCGTCGGCGAAGCCTTCGACACATCGCAATCCATCACCACTTCGACCGACAAGGGAACACCGGCATGA
- a CDS encoding ABC-2 transporter permease: MNGFGTNWFASDAAMVGKLIVKDWQVYQKQLAGFVAGLLLALGLVGMGTPLLAAAGALLLLVLLLVVGSYAIQSSVMLERKEQTQPFVMSLPVTPMDVFWGKLLANLVIFLVPFLLVTGGLLALLLTTPRPDGAVPWVVVVALFMLAQFCVSLCVVIAVDSEGWNVFAMLALMTLIGPFLYWVTWMPGIREHLQGDAIVWSRQVLGLIGGELAVIAIAILIAGVVHARKTSFL, from the coding sequence ATGAACGGGTTCGGTACAAACTGGTTTGCATCCGATGCCGCGATGGTCGGCAAGCTGATCGTCAAGGATTGGCAGGTCTACCAGAAGCAACTCGCCGGCTTCGTCGCCGGCCTGCTGCTCGCCCTGGGGCTGGTGGGCATGGGCACGCCGTTGCTGGCCGCTGCCGGTGCGCTGCTGTTGCTGGTGCTGCTGCTGGTGGTCGGTTCCTATGCCATCCAGTCCTCCGTGATGCTCGAACGCAAGGAGCAGACCCAGCCCTTCGTCATGAGCCTGCCGGTGACGCCGATGGACGTGTTCTGGGGCAAGCTGCTGGCCAACCTGGTGATCTTCCTGGTGCCGTTCCTGCTGGTCACCGGCGGTTTGTTGGCGCTGCTGCTGACCACGCCGCGGCCGGACGGTGCGGTGCCGTGGGTGGTCGTGGTGGCGCTGTTCATGCTGGCCCAATTCTGCGTCTCGCTGTGCGTGGTGATCGCGGTGGATTCCGAAGGCTGGAACGTGTTCGCGATGCTGGCGCTGATGACCCTGATCGGCCCCTTCCTGTATTGGGTCACCTGGATGCCGGGCATCCGCGAACACCTGCAGGGCGATGCCATCGTCTGGAGTCGGCAGGTGCTGGGCCTGATCGGCGGCGAACTGGCGGTAATCGCCATCGCGATCCTGATCGCCGGCGTGGTGCATGCACGCAAGACCTCGTTCCTCTGA
- a CDS encoding DUF3667 domain-containing protein, whose protein sequence is MADAAHIPNSSRALRARIRATTRHMLRGLVPGGSAIQLAQTDAPLDDAHFEAALCRNCGIERHTPHCGTCGQKAVARFSRRDVWDEAWQSWRVFELAIVHAALRLVRAPGLVAREYVLGARKRHVHPLKLLLFAVALLVVVLDRTGYLTAGQTTLSAQMQLVSDWARWSFSLGLFAIIIATRVVLRRRLDYNLVEHLVLALYVQFVVIVANLLNLLPLLFLDAAAWAPPWRQASAHYMTPLELALVGIACVQFFRLDWRRDAWRIAAVLALFFLAKKALLFAYGHFIQRVVLAHAG, encoded by the coding sequence ATGGCCGATGCCGCCCACATCCCGAACTCGAGCCGCGCATTGCGTGCGCGCATCCGTGCCACCACGCGTCACATGCTGCGCGGCCTGGTGCCGGGCGGGAGTGCGATACAGCTGGCGCAGACCGATGCGCCGCTCGACGACGCGCACTTCGAGGCGGCGTTGTGCCGCAACTGCGGCATCGAACGCCACACCCCGCATTGCGGCACGTGTGGCCAGAAGGCGGTAGCGAGGTTCTCGCGGCGCGACGTGTGGGACGAGGCCTGGCAGAGCTGGCGGGTGTTCGAGCTGGCCATCGTGCACGCGGCGTTGCGGCTGGTGCGCGCGCCCGGGCTGGTGGCACGCGAATATGTGCTGGGGGCGCGCAAGCGGCATGTGCACCCCCTGAAGCTGCTGCTGTTCGCGGTGGCGCTGTTGGTCGTGGTGCTGGACAGAACCGGCTATCTCACCGCAGGCCAGACCACGCTGTCCGCGCAGATGCAGCTCGTGTCGGACTGGGCGCGCTGGTCGTTCAGCCTGGGCCTGTTCGCCATCATCATCGCGACGCGCGTGGTGCTGCGTCGGCGTCTGGACTACAACCTCGTCGAGCACCTGGTGCTGGCGTTGTACGTGCAGTTCGTGGTGATCGTGGCGAACCTGCTGAACCTCCTGCCGCTGTTGTTCCTCGATGCGGCCGCTTGGGCGCCACCGTGGCGGCAGGCGTCCGCGCACTACATGACCCCGCTCGAACTCGCGCTGGTGGGCATCGCCTGCGTGCAGTTCTTCCGACTCGACTGGCGGCGCGACGCATGGCGCATCGCCGCCGTGCTCGCGTTGTTCTTCCTCGCCAAGAAGGCGCTGCTGTTCGCCTACGGGCATTTCATCCAGCGGGTCGTGCTTGCGCACGCCGGCTGA
- a CDS encoding lysozyme inhibitor LprI family protein yields the protein MKSFTTLLLLLAGAAHADDHWCDLPRAHPLDAAMAVAMEASGGVTVDMHDAQGVAFDGWDAELNRLYRNVMQQFGDGVRAITLRDAQRAWLAWDRAETRSDLAQQAEGGSSGPLMVTALATQRRRARACTLHDMQGEP from the coding sequence ATGAAGTCCTTCACGACGCTGCTCCTGCTGCTCGCGGGTGCCGCCCACGCCGACGACCATTGGTGTGACCTGCCGCGTGCGCATCCACTCGATGCCGCGATGGCGGTGGCGATGGAGGCCAGCGGCGGTGTCACCGTCGACATGCACGATGCGCAAGGCGTGGCTTTCGACGGTTGGGATGCCGAACTCAACCGCCTCTATCGCAACGTGATGCAACAGTTCGGCGATGGCGTGCGCGCCATCACGCTGCGCGACGCGCAGCGCGCCTGGCTGGCATGGGACAGGGCCGAAACACGAAGCGACCTGGCCCAACAGGCAGAGGGTGGCAGCAGCGGTCCGCTGATGGTGACCGCCCTTGCGACGCAGCGTCGCCGCGCGCGTGCCTGCACCTTGCACGACATGCAGGGCGAACCGTGA
- a CDS encoding ECF-type sigma factor, whose product MSATDDITQLMQRWSAGDGGALDALLPKVYAELRRLARIQLSRQQGHDTLQATALVNDVLLKLIDRDVPQRLQSREHLYNTAARMMRQLLVDRARSANADKHGGGWLRDDFTRALDLPIPEQTRLPELDAALTELAVLEPRMAQVVELRYFIGLSVAEVAAMLELEERTVYRDWAAARAWLKDRLGD is encoded by the coding sequence ATGTCAGCCACGGACGACATCACGCAATTGATGCAGCGATGGAGCGCGGGCGATGGCGGCGCGCTGGACGCATTGCTGCCGAAGGTCTACGCAGAACTGCGACGGCTCGCACGCATCCAGTTGAGCAGGCAACAGGGACATGACACCTTGCAGGCCACCGCGCTGGTCAACGACGTGCTGCTGAAGCTGATCGACCGCGACGTCCCGCAGCGACTGCAGAGCCGCGAACACCTCTACAACACCGCCGCTCGGATGATGCGCCAGCTGCTGGTGGACCGCGCCCGCAGCGCGAATGCCGACAAGCACGGCGGCGGCTGGCTGCGCGACGACTTCACCCGGGCGCTGGACCTGCCGATCCCCGAGCAGACCCGCCTGCCGGAGCTGGACGCGGCGCTGACCGAACTCGCGGTGCTGGAGCCGCGCATGGCGCAGGTGGTGGAGCTGCGCTACTTCATCGGCCTGAGCGTGGCCGAAGTGGCGGCGATGCTGGAACTGGAGGAACGCACCGTGTATCGGGACTGGGCGGCCGCGCGTGCATGGCTGAAGGATCGGCTGGGCGATTGA